From a single Kryptolebias marmoratus isolate JLee-2015 linkage group LG6, ASM164957v2, whole genome shotgun sequence genomic region:
- the si:ch73-390b10.2 gene encoding Golgi pH regulator, protein MSFLVDSVIMFTSQVLFFGFGWLFFMRQLFKDYEVRQYVVQVVFSVTFAFSCTMFELIIFEILGALSSSSRYFHWKLNLYVILLVLIFVVPFYIGYFVVSNIRLLQKQRLLFACMVWFTFMYFFWKLGDPFPILSPKHGILSIEQLISRVGVIGVTLMALLSGFGAVNCPYTYMSYFLRNVTDSDILALERRLLQTMDMIVSKKKRIAMTRRQMFQRGEDQNKQTRFWEMIKSVTSTQTGSENLSQIQQEVDALEELSRQLFLETVDLHATKERIEYSKTFQGKYFNFLGYFFSIYCVWKIFMATINIVFDRVGKTDPVTRGIEITVNYLGIQFDVKFWSQHISFILVGIIIVTSIRGLLITLTKFFYAISSSKSSNVIVLVLAQIMGMYFVSSVLLMRMSMPLEYRSIVTEVLGELQFNFYHRWFDVIFLVSALSSILFLYLAHKQAPEKHMAL, encoded by the exons ATGTCGTTTCTGGTGGACTCAGTCATCATGTTCACCTCTCAG GTGCTGTTCTTCGGGTTTGGCTGGCTGTTTTTTATGCGGCAGTTATTCAAAGATTACGAG gtgcGTCAGTATGTTGTCCAGGTGGTGTTCTCAGTCACGTTTGCGTTTTCGTGTACCATGTTCGAGCTCATTATCTTCGAGATTCTCGGTGCCTTAAGCAGCAG CTCCAGGTATTTCCACTGGAAGCTGAATCTGTATGTAATTCTGCTGGTTCTTATCTTTGTGGTGCCTTTCTACATCGGTTACTTTGTCGTCAGCAACATACGACTGT TGCAAAAGCAAAGACTTCTGTTTGCCTGTATGGTTTGGTTCACCTTCATGTATTTCTTTTGGAAGTTGGGTGACCCGTTCCCCATCTTGAGTCCAAAACATG GAATTCTGTCCATTGAGCAGCTAATCAGCCGCGTTGGTGTGATTGGAGTCACGCTCATGGCTCTGCTATCTGGGTTTGGTGCAGTCAACTGTCCCTACACATACATGTCTTATTTCCTGAG gAATGTAACAGACAGTGACATTCTGGCTCTTGAGAGGCGGCTGCTCCAAACTATGGACATGATTGTCAGCAAAAAGAAGCG GATTGCTATGACACGGAGGCAGATGTTTCAACGAGGGGAGGATCAGAACAAACAGACTAGATTCTGGGAGATGATCAAGAGTGTCACCTCCACTCAGACTGGCAGTGAAA ATCTCTCTCAGATCCAGCAGGAAGTCGATGCTCTGGAGGAGTTGAGTCGACAACTCTTCCTTGAGACTGTGGACTTACACGCCACCAAG gaGCGAATTGAATACTCAAAGACATTTCAGGGCAAATACTTCAACTTTCTTGGTTACTTCTTTTCCATCTACTGCGTTTGGAAAATCTTCATG GCCACAATAAACATTGTGTTCGATCGAGTTGGAAAGACGGATCCGGTGACGAGGGGCATTGAAATTACAGTGAACTACTTGGGCATCCAGTTTGAT GTTAAGTTTTGGTCTCAGCATATTTCTTTCATCTTGGTTGGAATAATAATTGTTACTTCCATTCGAGGCTTACTCATCACTCTTACCAAG TTCTTCTACGCAATCTCAAGCAGCAAGTCTTCCAACGTCATCGTGCTCGTCCTCGCTCAGATCATG GGGATGTATTTTGTTTCATCCGTACTACTGATGCGCATGAGCATGCCTCTGGAGTATCGCTCCATCGTGACAGAGGTTCTCGGCGAGCTGCAGTTCAACTTCTACCACCGCTGGTTCGACGTCATCTTCCTGGTCAGCGCCCTGTCCAGCATCCTCTTCCTTTATCTGGCCCACAAGCAGGCACCAGAGAAACACATGGCCCTCTGA